From a single Gimesia fumaroli genomic region:
- the tsaE gene encoding tRNA (adenosine(37)-N6)-threonylcarbamoyltransferase complex ATPase subunit type 1 TsaE, whose amino-acid sequence MDTASEWTFQSTSETETQRLGTMLAQRLEPGTVIALNGNLGAGKTRLVQAIAAALGVDRAEVNSPTFVLIQEYQGRLPLYHFDTYRLQDTDEFLELGADDLLYSDGICLIEWADKVAEVLPRDLLQINIEHSSDTARTFHIKGQGSRSTKIVDALKRENPECGQ is encoded by the coding sequence TTGGACACTGCTTCAGAGTGGACCTTTCAATCAACCAGTGAAACAGAGACCCAACGCCTGGGAACCATGCTGGCACAACGACTTGAACCAGGAACCGTTATTGCCCTAAATGGTAATTTAGGTGCAGGGAAAACCCGTCTGGTCCAGGCAATCGCAGCTGCGCTGGGAGTGGATCGCGCCGAGGTCAACAGCCCGACGTTTGTTCTGATCCAGGAATACCAGGGACGCCTTCCGCTGTATCACTTCGATACTTACCGCTTGCAGGATACCGATGAATTCCTGGAGCTTGGTGCCGATGACCTGCTGTACTCAGACGGCATCTGCCTGATTGAATGGGCTGACAAGGTCGCGGAAGTCTTGCCTCGCGATTTACTGCAAATCAACATCGAACACAGTTCTGATACGGCACGCACTTTTCACATTAAAGGGCAGGGCTCCCGTTCAACCAAAATCGTTGATGCACTCAAACGAGAAAATCCTGAATGTGGCCAGTGA
- a CDS encoding MFS transporter — protein MSHAYRCLICLTLTHIIVDASAIIVGPLWGELKRVHSLTENTLFMVLTIHALASSLAQPVFGYLRDRYPIKSILWLGPLLGAALMPMVGPANSLIVLSVALLLGGIGIGSFHPEAAVIAGSLIPERRTRSLSLFMFGGAMGLALGPLICGAIVSTWGLSSIWVLAPLYSGLILLLYHLGKPPAALFERDRKKPVQSLSQMLEGRVFLAFFLFLVCSLRLVPNMAMDKLISFILEKQGASAFEIGMTQSVFLFSASAGMLLMAFRFKSGHEKAFMIACPLLGIPLMFVLGWEGCPTWLMTLLLIPSGLILWGTSPAMVSYSHQLFPNGGGVASAITMGMAWGGGGMIQAKITSHFVALDVPHQAFHAIIPCLILATLGTLFLPALATRTQPQTEVVEAT, from the coding sequence ATGTCTCACGCCTATCGTTGTCTGATCTGTCTCACGCTGACCCACATTATCGTTGATGCTTCGGCGATTATTGTGGGTCCCTTGTGGGGTGAGTTAAAACGTGTGCATTCATTAACCGAGAACACCTTGTTCATGGTGCTGACCATTCATGCGCTTGCATCCTCTCTCGCGCAGCCGGTCTTTGGATATCTGCGCGATCGCTATCCGATCAAATCCATATTGTGGCTGGGCCCATTACTGGGGGCGGCTCTGATGCCGATGGTCGGGCCGGCAAACAGCTTGATTGTATTGAGCGTGGCACTGTTGCTGGGAGGGATTGGCATTGGTTCCTTTCATCCCGAAGCAGCAGTGATCGCAGGTTCTTTGATACCGGAACGCCGCACACGAAGTCTATCGTTATTTATGTTTGGCGGCGCCATGGGGCTGGCACTCGGGCCATTGATTTGTGGTGCGATTGTTTCGACCTGGGGTCTGTCCAGTATCTGGGTGTTGGCGCCCTTGTATTCCGGACTGATTCTGTTGCTGTACCATTTGGGAAAGCCGCCTGCTGCCCTGTTTGAACGAGATCGGAAAAAGCCGGTACAGTCACTGTCGCAGATGCTGGAAGGACGCGTCTTTTTAGCGTTCTTTCTGTTTCTGGTCTGTTCGCTCAGGCTGGTACCGAATATGGCGATGGATAAACTGATTTCCTTCATTCTTGAAAAACAGGGCGCGTCTGCGTTTGAGATTGGAATGACGCAATCGGTGTTTCTGTTTTCTGCCAGTGCCGGAATGTTGCTCATGGCGTTCCGTTTCAAGTCGGGCCATGAAAAAGCATTTATGATTGCCTGTCCGTTGTTGGGGATTCCGTTAATGTTTGTGCTGGGGTGGGAAGGTTGTCCGACTTGGCTCATGACGCTTCTCCTGATTCCCAGCGGCTTGATTTTGTGGGGGACCAGCCCGGCGATGGTTTCCTATTCACATCAACTGTTTCCCAATGGGGGCGGAGTGGCTTCGGCGATTACGATGGGAATGGCCTGGGGCGGAGGCGGGATGATCCAGGCCAAAATTACGAGTCACTTTGTGGCTCTGGATGTTCCGCATCAGGCGTTTCATGCCATCATTCCCTGTCTGATTCTGGCGACGCTCGGCACGCTGTTCCTGCCAGCATTGGCAACACGAACACAACCTCAGACTGAAGTGGTAGAGGCTACTTAA